The sequence below is a genomic window from Candidatus Rokuibacteriota bacterium.
CGCCCGCGCCCTGAACGCCTCCACAATCCTGTCCAGCGGAGTCCCGATGGCGAAGACTTCCTCTACGCCCGCTGCCTTGAGCGCTGGCACGTCGGCCTCGGGCACGATCCCGCCGACGACCACGGCGATATCAGTTGCCCCGGCGGCCGTGAGGCCGGCCAGCACCTTTGTGGCCAGCGGCAGGTGCGCTCCGGAGAGAACCGAGAGCCCCACCACGTTCACGTCCTCCTGCACGGCCTCGCGGACGATCTCCTCCGGCGTCCGCTTGAGGCCCGTGTAGATCACCTCGAAGCCGGCGTCTCTGAGGGCCTGGGCCACCACCTTGGCTCCCCTGTCGTGCCCATCCAATCCTGGTTTCGCGATCAGGATACGAAGCTTATGCGCGCCCATTCCACGCCGCGCTCGAGCGCGGGATTGGCCCGCGCAACTCTTCGGGGGAGGTCTCGGAGGGGGCCGCTGGGCCCCCTCCGATGGTCAAGCGCG
It includes:
- a CDS encoding cobalamin B12-binding domain-containing protein — encoded protein: MGAHKLRILIAKPGLDGHDRGAKVVAQALRDAGFEVIYTGLKRTPEEIVREAVQEDVNVVGLSVLSGAHLPLATKVLAGLTAAGATDIAVVVGGIVPEADVPALKAAGVEEVFAIGTPLDRIVEAFRARAHALESGG